The Aspergillus fumigatus Af293 chromosome 5, whole genome shotgun sequence nucleotide sequence AGAACGAGGTCCCTTTCTGTAATTTTGGACACATGCATATAAACCTCGTCCTGTATGTGCAGATCCGTCaaatgaaagaaagactGCAAAGTTGATGATAAGGATGGTTATCTGGAACTTTTCGCGACTCAAGTCGCGTGTTTCCATCCGCAATGTGGATAGACGACGCGCCGCATTATCGCACGTGACATCGATAAGGACTTCATTTTGCTTATCCGCATTGATAAGGCATCATTGTCAAGCGCAGTTTTCCGCTTCTGAAATGTCTCTCTCCAAAAGCCCAAACACGCTTTCCTTTCATTGAGGTAGTCTGACGCTGCTGAATACTGTAGATATTTTTTAATGTAACAGCACCATTGAAGAACAGAATTCTACATGAGTCTGCTTTTACATACATTGGACATTAAGATGTATACTCCATACCCAACCAATGACGCAAGTCGTAATACTTTCCAGGATCATTCCCGCGATTGTTAAAGCCAGGAAGCAACTCAAAATCGACTGATCAATCCGATGAAGCTCTCCTGATTTAATCAGCATTAGAATAGACTATATGTCCAGCCTTGATAATCCGAGTCGCCAACATAAGGATCCGATATCACGTGATCACGCATTTCACGCGCGCGCGAATCAAATGATGCGGAGTTTGCAAGTCTTGATCCATTTCCAAAGCCCAACAGGCCTTGCAATCCTGCTTTGCCAATCATGAAGCATGGCACAGAACTCGACTTCCAGTAGGTACACGCTCAGACCAGTGTCCGTGACTGTGGCACTGCTAATAATGCTTCAGACAAGGAACGCCCTCTTTCGGGGGTGGTCCTCTGCTTTACCTCTATTCTGCCAGAACAACGGGTATGCATGATTCCATGTTCATTTTGTCCAATTTGGCAATACCGGCGCAATCACTGACTGCCAGGGTCCTATAGACTGAGCTGGCTACAATTGCCAGTCAGATGGGAGCAGCTCACAAGTTCGACCTCACATCTGACGTCACACATTTGCTTGTCGGCGAGATCAATACAGCGAAGTATAAGTTCGTCGCACGGGAGCGAAgtgatgttgttgttctcAAACCGGAATGGGTTGAGGCAGTACGGCAGTCATGGATGCAGGGTGAAGATACCGATATTCGGGCGTTAGAGCAGCAATATAGACTACCAACCTTCATGGGATTGGCTATCTGTATAACAGGCTTTGAGGATAGTATGAGAATCGTTCCGGCGCCTCCCATCTGCTGATAAGGCTAACGGTCATGTTAGTGGCTTATCGGAATTACATTCAAGATACTGCTATTGCGCATGGCGCTGACTTTAGGAAAGACCTCACGAAGAGTGTGACCCATCTGATCGCGCGCAATACAGAGGGCCAAAAGTACAAATTCGCAACACAGTGGAACATTAAGGTTGTAACGATGAAATGGTTCACGGACAGCATCGAACGTGGCATGGTTCTTGAGGAAACTCTATACCACCCTCTTCTGCCACAAGAACAACAGGGCGTGGGCGCGTGGAATCGCACAGCACCGCCAGCCAAGGAGAAAGCTGCAGACGCCGAGAATTCATCCAATCCCCGGCCTAGGAAGCTGCGCAGGATCGCAAGCACGAAGCTCGTTGACCAGAACGAAGGGATTTGGAATGCTATCGTGGGTGCGGGATTCGAAAACAACGAGCTGAGACTGTCAACGAACAGCCAACTGAAGAATGAAGATGTCACATCCTCGAAAATCACGAGGAAGGCATCCGTTGTACAGGAAGCTAAGTCATTCGCTAGCGAGACGACGTTTGCGGAGGCCCAGGGATCTCGTCAAGACACTTCTGAAGTGAGACAAGCTAGCAACAATGGTTTCCTGGATGGCTGTTATTTCTTCATATATGGATTTTCTCCCAAGCAGGTTTGTACCGCTAGCTTCTCTCCTTGCTTCTGATCTGACTGCCCCAAGACCAGTGTACTGCGTCACCACCTTTCATACAATGGAGCTCAGCTTGTGAGCTCTTTAAGCGAGCTTTCGCGCCCAGCGATACCCAAAAGAGGGCATGGACTCTACAAAATAGTGTCATATAAGACGCCACGGTCTGAGATTCCCTCCACGGATGATCTGGCGTTCGACTGTGACGTGGTGACCGACATGTGGCTGGAGAGATGCCTAGAGGCGAAGACCCTAGTGCCACCCGAATCTCATATCGCATGTACTCCCTTACCTGTATTTCCCATTCCAGGTTGGTATACAATCGAACGACTTGAAACATCTACTAACGGAGTAAGGATTCCATGGGATGAAAATTTGCTCTACCGGGTTTTCTCGCATTGACCTGCTGCATTTATCAAAGCTAGTTGACTTAATTGGTGAGCCATTAGATTCGTCAGCTTTAACCGATACTGACTATGTAGGCGCCACATATGACGAGTACCTGACGCCGAAAGCGTCTGTTCTAGTATGTAATAACTCGGGCTCAATAAATAACGAAAAGCTGCGACACACTTCCGAGTGGAAAATCCCAGCAGTCAGAGTAGATTGGCTCTGGTCATCCATCAAATCAGGACAGAGAAAGGCATTCGAACCATATATTATACAGAGGTTGTCGCAACATGAAAAGAGCTTGGAAGTGCGAGCCGGCTCCCGCACTGAGCAGAAAGATGTATTTGAGTCCTCTGATAAGCCCAACAGATCTGCGAAGTCAGACTCCGGCACTAGGGAATCAAAGAAACATGGTATAAACGGGTCCACCAAGAGCACTCCTGTCGAGAAGCCGTCCAAACCGAGTAGTGAAGATGAATCAGTGAAGGCACCACCTCCATACAAACGACCATCACAGTCAGCATCAGTCTCGCCTACCAAAGAGACCAGACCACCAAACACAGCCTCGCCTTCAAACAAGCGAAAAGCGCCAGACCATGTCACAACCTCCGCACAAGCCGCAATCGAACTTGCCGTAAGCGGATTTCTCAAGCAAGCACGAACAGCAAACTCGCGCTCAAAATCTGATACAACAGACCAAGAAAGCGATAGTCTCCGCCGAAGGCGCCGGAAACCACTCCTCGGACGAGCACCATCCCACTCCTCTGCACAGGGCGTGTTCTCCCGAGCCAGCTCAATTGACACACTCAATGAAGACGGATGCGGCAGTGCCGTGGAGAGCATCGGCGCAGAAGGCTTCAACTCGTTCCTTACAGGCGGGCGATTCGAGCCATCGGAATCTCAACGTCGCATTGAGGATCAAGAGAATGAGGAGCCTGCAATGACTCAGCTGAACTATGAGGATCCAGATGCCGTCAAAATGCGCGAAGAGCTCTTTAGTCACGCTGGCAAACTGTCCAATAAGACAAAATCTTCCGATACAGGGCGTGATCGTGGGTGAGGTCAGGGAATTGGAGGATATTGGCTGGGGTACTGGTCGGAGAACGAGGAAGGCGGTTAAGGATTCGGAGGCTGAGTTGTAAATGACATTCATGATCTGGTCTGACTTTATATGAACTTTGCAACGCTTTTGGTGTCTACTTTTCGGTTTGTCCGGTGCATTGCATGGTATAATGGCGTCTTTTGTTCATTCGAGACTCGGGACATAAAGATACACATTAATAGCGTCCACAGTGTGCGGATGTTTTGCTCTCACGATTTGACGCCCCAAACTCTTTTGTCCTAAATAAATAGGGAGTATGTATCCTCTGAAGCCCAAAGATGCTTCTCCATGTGCATTAGGCGAGATTACTATCAGTCCTTGGCCATACACCGTCACTGATCAGCGTATACGACATTTCCTACAGTGAACAAACAAGCAACGCAGAGTCGCCACTGTCATAAGAGACGGGGAAGGATTCTTGAGTTAGAAGTAAAATCATGTACATTTTATAATAAGCAAAGGGCTCAAGGGTACGCCGTTGGGGATATCTAGTAAGCAAAGATGGAATGAAGAGCGGCCGCTACGCTATTGATCAGCCGTGGAGACTATAGCGAAGGACTACTCTTTCAGAGCCCTGGGAATATGGGTGCGGACAGGGAAAGACTGTACAGGACTTTGAACAagtggaagatgagaagggAAGGAGAAAATGCAATGACATGAGTCAAACAGGGGAAAAGAAGGGCGAGATTCACGTAGCATCATAATGTTTGTACAGAAAACGCTCAGCCTTGCACGGCGGCCAGACCTCCAGGCAAGGGGGCGTCAAGATCAATATCCTCAACTGACCGTCGGTTCTCTCCACTATCCCGGAAGAGGTTTGAGAAGTATTTGCTTGCAACCTCGCTCTCATGTTTCGTCTTGCTGACCTCCTGCTTGCGTTTTGCGAGGTCTTCAATGCCTTGAGCGAGGCTAGTCTGCAAATTGCCTGCGGGTATACGGAGGATGCGACGGACCTCAGTCGAGATACGAGTGGCATTGGAGTGTACATAGTCCATTTCAGACAGAGTAGCGGCAAGCTTGCGTGAGAGATGAGGGGGAAGTGTATGCGGGATTGACGAAAGCATGTAAGCTGTAGTCAAGACGGCTGTTGTTGAAAGTTAGCTCAAAATCGCGTATAGCAGAATTGAAAACGGCAGGAAACTTACCAGCAGCGACAATACCTGGTAGGAGCAGACGCCGCAAGTTGTTAGGCCCAAGGATTTTGACGGCACTGAGCATGCTGTCTACCCAGCTGCCTCCGAAGGCTCGACCACCGAGAACTGTCACGGCAGTCATGGCAATTCCAGTgccagccatcttctcctgtCGTTCCCACAAACCGGTAATATCAAAGAAGTCCCAGATCTCCACCTCAGTGTCGACCTGTCTAGCTAGGGTGTGGCGACGACCACGGCGGAACATTGCATCAGCACGGAAGTTCAAGGGAGCAAACTTGTCCTCTCCGACATGCAGAAGACCAATGTTCTGAATGAATCCCACTCCTTGTGCAGTCTTTGCCCGTGCGTAGTCCTCGCAATCAGCGACGGATGTAGCGATCTGCTCCAGCATTGCTAGTTTGAGATCCTCAGCGTACTGGAATGCAGAGAACAGGCCAGGGTACTCAACACCTAGGTCTGCCTCAGACACTCGCGAGATGGTGTCCGTCAATGTTGAGCGCGTATGGTTGTAGACATCCTCGCATGAGTCATCAATACATTTTTCAACTTCTTCACCGAGCTCGACCTGTTTCTTTTTGCCATTTTCATAGGCAGGCTCGAGCTCAGCGAGCTCATCGGTAACGCGCTTGAGTTCCGACTGAGCGATATCACGATTGACAGCTGCTAATGAATTGATATCCgcaagaagattgagaagaTACGTTCTCGCAGGCGCCAGCTTGGAGCGAGCGCGCTTCTCCAGGACAAAACGTCTGAGAGAACCCTCCAGGTTCTCAAAATCTCGaatcttctccctctcctttcctttgccCTTCCCTCTATTGTCAGAAtggtcgtcatcatcatctccatgagGATCAGAACCTCCACCGCTGCCACCACCAGACTGCTCCATTTGGACGGGAGGCGCGACTGGGACGGCATTACTGGAAACAAAATGAACCagctcagcagcttcctTATACGTGCGAGGACTGAGTTTGCCAATCTGATCCAGGATCATGCGTTCGCAACGTTGCTTATCACGAATCTGATCAAACCCATTGACAACAATGAAGATGTAAGCTTTCTCATGAGCAGCATTCAAGATGAACTCTTTGGCGGAAAGAGTAAAATGGTTGGCGGCGGATACCACAAAAACAACCACATCAATTTCCTCCTGCCGAGCGAAAACGGCCGTCGTCTTTAACGAGTCTGAGTTGAGACCAGGAGCATCGATCAAAGCGATATCCACCACCCcattgttgaggagggattCATCGATCGTTCGGACATCCTTCACATAGACCTTGCATTGCATGTACTTGGAGTTGTCGATAACGATGTTTTCCAGTTCCGGGAGAGTGTACACATCGTAGGTACTTTCGTCGTTGCGATCGTATTGCTTGTCCTTGTGTACCGCATGTACCTCCTCGACTCCACTGTTCTCTCGCGCATCGAGCACCTCGCAGAAAATGCTAGTGCAGGGTTGCTGATCTTCGGGAAGCACCTTGCGCCGCAGCAAAGCATTACAAAAGGTGGATTTGCCGGCATTCAAGTCTCCTGTGATTAGCACCTTGCTTGATGTATCCTCGATTCTGTCACGCAGGGAAAGAAGGTGTTTAATGCTCTGGCTAATTTTTCCGTCCAAAAGTGATGCAATCGaggccttctccagcgaaTGTACCAACTCGGCTTGTGACAGAGCACCAAGCTTCAAATCCAACTTCAAAATCGAGAATTCCTGCGCAATCTGTGGGCTCATCAATCTTGGTTCTGGAGAAGGTCGGCGTTCGGCAGCCGCACTCGACTCCGCCAAGTCGTCGCTTCCGGACATCGTGGCTGCGCGTCGAATTTGTCCTGGCCGGGGTAAAGGCTCCGACTGATTATGCTCACTTTCGAAATACGACTGACTCTGTCGTAGACCGGGTCTTTGCGAATCCGAGCCGGGGCTACCCGGAGCGCTCTGTACAGATGGATAGTGTGCTGGCCATTGGCGGTTCATATCCTGAAGCTCCTTCAACGTTTCAATCGTTCGGGAAATCGCACGTCCAAGCTTCGTCCGATTTGAGTTACTGGAAAGAAGACTTGTCAGCCACTCCAAAGCGTGTTGCAGCTAATTCGTCAGCACATACTAGAGTAGTTGATGAACATGGCTCGCAATAACATGCTTCTCATGCTCGGCTGTAACAGCCACACGTCAGTAACAATGTTCCAATTCTACCCCCTTATCATCCCAGCACGAACAGAACTACGAACCAGCTGGATTCCAGTTACCAATACTGGGAGGTGTAGGCACCGGCGTCGGTTTATCAACCATCATATCCGCTCGCCACCCGGCCccctcatcaccatccatcACACTTCCACTCGCGATACTGCCTCCATAGCCCGAATCCGCATTCAACGAAGCCATGAGAGCTGTGGCGCTCTCAGACGTCGACCCATTCCCGACAGTCATGTACGTAGGCGGGGGTCGTGGATAAGGAGGGCTATTCTCCGAGGAAACATCCTCGGGAGGGTGACGAGAGGATCCCTCTCCGGCCGATGCGCCCTTGCCGGGGAAATACTCCTGACTCATGACGAATATCGTGTGCGTTGCATCGATTTCGAGAATAACAGGATGGAAGGGTGTTTGGAAGAAACGGGTTTAGGTTATGGCGATGGTTCCACTGGGAAATTTCATGACAGCAGGCGTTGGACTAGACCCAAAAGGGGCTGGCAGCAGCATGTGACTCCCGCAGTAATCAATATTGGCCGCGTCTTATTGCTCGTTACCCCGTCAAGCCTCTTGTAAGGTGGGTTGATGTCACCGCATCACATTCACCGCAGGCTTCTATCTGATAAACATACTGCTGCGCATAAAAATTGCCGTCTGTGAGAAGCACGTTTGGTTTTCCCACTGTCTTCGATCGCTACATGAATCTGTCGTGTTCATCATGAATGTGCGTGGTTCACCACACTACCTCTCGTTTCCCCACTTACATGCCTCTTCTAGATCGTCGAATGGGCATTCGGGAAGCGCATGACGCCAGCGGAGCGTCTACGCAAGCATCAAAGAGCGCTCGATCGGACGCAGCGAGAACTAGACAGGGAACGAATCAAGCTGGAAAACCAGGAGAAGAAACTGATACAAGACATTAAAAAGAGCGCCAAAAATGGCCAAATCGGAGCCTGCAAGATCCAAGCCAAGGATCTGGTTCGGACGAGGAGGTATGTATAGCATAACGCCCGTCTTTTTTCCTTCACTGTATCTCTTAATTGATATATCACCTGCGATTAGGTACATCCAGAAATTTTATCAGATGCGGACGCAGTTACAGGCCATTTCCCTCCGTATTCAGGTACGGCAGCGGTTAGAGAGCTGGCGGATCAGTGCGCTGACATTGACATACAGACCGTTCGAA carries:
- a CDS encoding mitofusin, coding for MSQEYFPGKGASAGEGSSRHPPEDVSSENSPPYPRPPPTYMTVGNGSTSESATALMASLNADSGYGGSIASGSVMDGDEGAGWRADMMVDKPTPVPTPPSIGNWNPAAEHEKHVIASHVHQLLYNSNRTKLGRAISRTIETLKELQDMNRQWPAHYPSVQSAPGSPGSDSQRPGLRQSQSYFESEHNQSEPLPRPGQIRRAATMSGSDDLAESSAAAERRPSPEPRLMSPQIAQEFSILKLDLKLGALSQAELVHSLEKASIASLLDGKISQSIKHLLSLRDRIEDTSSKVLITGDLNAGKSTFCNALLRRKVLPEDQQPCTSIFCEVLDARENSGVEEVHAVHKDKQYDRNDESTYDVYTLPELENIVIDNSKYMQCKVYVKDVRTIDESLLNNGVVDIALIDAPGLNSDSLKTTAVFARQEEIDVVVFVVSAANHFTLSAKEFILNAAHEKAYIFIVVNGFDQIRDKQRCERMILDQIGKLSPRTYKEAAELVHFVSSNAVPVAPPVQMEQSGGGSGGGSDPHGDDDDDHSDNRGKGKGKEREKIRDFENLEGSLRRFVLEKRARSKLAPARTYLLNLLADINSLAAVNRDIAQSELKRVTDELAELEPAYENGKKKQVELGEEVEKCIDDSCEDVYNHTRSTLTDTISRVSEADLGVEYPGLFSAFQYAEDLKLAMLEQIATSVADCEDYARAKTAQGVGFIQNIGLLHVGEDKFAPLNFRADAMFRRGRRHTLARQVDTEVEIWDFFDITGLWERQEKMAGTGIAMTAVTVLGGRAFGGSWVDSMLSAVKILGPNNLRRLLLPGIVAAAVLTTAYMLSSIPHTLPPHLSRKLAATLSEMDYVHSNATRISTEVRRILRIPAGNLQTSLAQGIEDLAKRKQEVSKTKHESEVASKYFSNLFRDSGENRRSVEDIDLDAPLPGGLAAVQG